A genomic region of Desulfatiglans sp. contains the following coding sequences:
- a CDS encoding DUF3467 domain-containing protein, with amino-acid sequence MAPKNDEKLEEVKDEKKAVATQTLRWDDSKMTSTYANVCNVSSTREEVTMLFGTNQSWHTGQPELTVQLTNRIILNPFAAKRLTMLLGNILKEYEARFGELKIDIPK; translated from the coding sequence ATGGCACCGAAGAATGATGAGAAATTAGAAGAAGTAAAAGATGAAAAAAAGGCGGTGGCAACACAGACATTACGCTGGGATGACTCAAAGATGACAAGCACATATGCCAATGTGTGTAATGTTTCCAGCACACGTGAAGAGGTTACCATGCTTTTCGGGACAAACCAGAGCTGGCATACAGGGCAGCCAGAGCTGACCGTTCAGCTTACAAATCGTATTATCCTGAATCCCTTTGCAGCAAAAAGGCTCACAATGCTGCTTGGCAATATTTTAAAGGAATATGAGGCGCGTTTTGGCGAACTGAAGATTGATATTCCTAAATAG
- a CDS encoding HlyD family efflux transporter periplasmic adaptor subunit, which translates to MINSDYNHEMKFQPRLDNQLWSQFNSAVEREDYCRCWLTLQCSILQNVIQGLVILSGENQSSFAPVVKWPEEGGSPERLTEISERVIEEKCGMLVELDHGSKIPQGIARSYGVAYPILAGEGFYGLVALEVKAGTEEELKYTMEQLQWGISWMELMLRREREHEAVGIIKRLNASVDLLADAISRKNYTSACLSFVTELATYLSCDRVSLGYIRNKKIKLQAVSHSSRVSENMNLVRAVIKAMDEAASQQKDIFYPVSIHERQIIRDHEALSKEHGSAFILSIPFYDENRYVNIITLERSRGHYFTDDEAMYCKSIGSLILPVLKLMHEKEMPLPLKISAGAGGGLKKVLGAHHTGRKLFTLLIVFLIIFFSVKEWDYRLSATTHLEGAVKRVIVAPFEGYIKDAYVRAGDQLEKGEKLCVMDDRELRLERLNWISKSAQYAKQYQEAQAKRERAEAEIIKAQLDQAKAKLELTESQIERALLVSPFKGMVISGDLSQRLGGAAVKGEILFEVAPLDEYRIILDVDERRIADVVPGQKGYMILSALPSEKIPFIIDKITPVATAKEGLNFFRVEATPSMITERLRPGMDGIGKINIDRRRLISIWTRSMREWFIIKFWQYRP; encoded by the coding sequence GTGATCAATAGCGATTATAACCATGAAATGAAATTTCAGCCAAGATTAGACAACCAGCTCTGGTCTCAGTTTAACAGTGCCGTGGAACGTGAGGATTACTGCCGATGCTGGCTCACGCTCCAGTGTTCTATCCTGCAAAATGTAATTCAGGGTTTGGTTATTCTTTCAGGAGAAAACCAGTCGTCCTTTGCTCCGGTGGTAAAGTGGCCTGAAGAGGGCGGTTCACCTGAACGCCTGACAGAGATATCAGAGCGGGTCATTGAAGAAAAGTGCGGCATGCTTGTGGAGCTGGATCATGGATCAAAGATTCCACAGGGTATTGCAAGGTCATACGGGGTTGCCTACCCTATTCTCGCAGGTGAAGGGTTTTACGGGCTTGTTGCGCTTGAAGTAAAGGCCGGGACAGAAGAAGAGCTTAAATATACAATGGAGCAGCTTCAGTGGGGCATCTCCTGGATGGAGTTAATGCTGCGCCGTGAAAGAGAACACGAGGCAGTGGGAATAATAAAAAGACTCAATGCCTCGGTTGATCTGCTTGCAGATGCTATATCCAGGAAAAATTATACAAGTGCATGCCTCTCATTTGTTACAGAGCTTGCGACTTACCTCTCATGTGACAGGGTAAGCCTTGGGTATATAAGAAACAAAAAGATAAAGCTCCAGGCTGTATCACACAGCAGCAGGGTATCAGAGAATATGAATCTTGTCCGTGCGGTTATTAAGGCCATGGATGAGGCAGCGAGTCAGCAGAAGGATATTTTTTATCCTGTATCCATACATGAACGACAGATCATAAGGGATCATGAAGCACTGTCAAAAGAACACGGGTCAGCGTTTATCCTCTCCATTCCCTTTTATGATGAGAATAGATATGTAAATATAATAACCCTTGAGAGGTCAAGGGGGCACTACTTCACAGATGATGAGGCCATGTACTGTAAAAGTATCGGCTCTTTAATCTTGCCTGTGCTTAAATTAATGCATGAAAAAGAAATGCCTCTCCCTTTGAAGATCTCAGCCGGGGCTGGGGGAGGGCTAAAAAAGGTTCTTGGAGCCCACCACACCGGGAGGAAACTATTTACACTTCTTATTGTTTTTCTTATTATCTTTTTTTCAGTAAAGGAATGGGATTACAGACTTTCTGCTACAACCCATCTTGAAGGGGCTGTTAAACGGGTTATTGTTGCACCCTTTGAAGGGTATATAAAGGATGCCTATGTAAGGGCAGGCGACCAGTTGGAGAAGGGTGAAAAGCTCTGTGTTATGGATGACAGGGAGCTGCGCCTGGAACGGCTCAACTGGATAAGCAAAAGCGCACAGTATGCAAAACAGTACCAGGAGGCCCAGGCAAAGCGTGAGAGGGCAGAGGCAGAGATAATAAAGGCCCAGCTTGATCAGGCAAAGGCAAAGCTTGAACTCACAGAGAGCCAGATTGAAAGGGCTCTCCTTGTTTCGCCTTTCAAAGGCATGGTTATAAGCGGCGACCTGAGCCAGAGGCTGGGCGGCGCGGCTGTAAAGGGTGAAATCCTTTTTGAAGTTGCACCACTTGATGAATACAGGATCATACTTGATGTTGATGAGCGGCGCATAGCAGATGTAGTACCAGGCCAGAAGGGTTATATGATTCTTTCAGCCTTGCCCAGTGAAAAAATACCTTTTATTATTGATAAAATCACGCCTGTTGCCACGGCAAAAGAGGGACTGAATTTTTTCAGGGTAGAGGCAACGCCCTCCATGATTACAGAGAGACTGAGGCCTGGCATGGATGGAATAGGAAAGATCAATATT